A window of Megachile rotundata isolate GNS110a chromosome 11, iyMegRotu1, whole genome shotgun sequence genomic DNA:
tttgaaaatttaaatcgtCGAGTATAAATGTCCGGCGTTATAAATATCATGATGTGCACGTTACTCTTGGTTGCATGGTTGAACCAATGGTGGCTGATTTACACGAAACAAATGAAGACTTGTCATACGATAAGTGCAGTCAGTATGGCCTCAAGTTAAACACAATATACTTGTGTTTTGATTGGTACAGTCCTTCAAAATTTGTCCAAAACATGTATTTCCGCTTACCAACAGAGGTCCCAGTATAACAAATGTTGCCTTTGCGAAGAAGAATTCAGGTTGAGATTCGTACAGCGCCGAAGACGGTTACAAATTCATAGGTTTTCTGAACACGCACCCTGTAAAATCGCTTTCACCCTTGTGCCGCTAAGTATTTGATGTAATATCGGTGCGAAAAGTGTTTGGAATTCAAATTTAAGCACGCAGTATTGATAAACATCGTGGTAATGTCATAATTCGTGTTTAAACACTGTCTCGATTATATTTCGTGTCTAAATACAGTGCCCTAACGCAACGTAAACTTGTTGCAGATTAATGTCAGGAATTGCAATCGCCAGGCTCGCCGAAGAGCGAAAAGCATGGAGGAAGGATCACCCTTTTGTAAGAAATCGTTTTAACGCTTTACTTTTCACGATTTCGACCGTTACACATGTTACTACTTTGCGATACGTCAAATGACGTTTCTAGATTGTTCTGCTATAAAAAACcgtattgtaaataaatatttttgtttgtagCTTAATTTAAACATAAACAATGGTTCTGAAATAAAGATCTAGGGAACGATTTTGATTGAACAGTTACATTGTCAGAATCCTAACCTTTCGGTATTAGCACTCTTGTTTAGCTTCTTGACATACTTAATGTACATGTTAAATTAATAGTTTGTTGATATGATTTGTGATAACATGAGTTGAAAtatgaattgaaattttgtttatagGGATTTGTAGCACGACCAATTAAAAATCAAGATGGATCTCTTAACTTGATGAGTTGGGAGTGTGCAATACCTGGAAAGAAATCTGTAAGTTATATCATAACGCTGAAACTGTCGTTGAGATTCATGGTATTATATTACTTAAAGTGTTTATTTTACAGACACCATGGGAGGGTGGATTATATAAGTTACGCATGATTTTCAAGGATGATTATCCCTCTAGTCCaccaaaatgtaaatttgaacCTCCTCTATTTCACCCAAACGTTTATCCTTCAGGAACCGTATGTTTGTCACTCTTAGATGAGGAAAAAGATTGGAGGCCTGCTATTACGATCAAACAAATTTTACTTGGTATACAAGATTTGTTAAATGAACCTAATGTTAAAGATCCAGCTCAAGCAGAAGCGTACACAATATATTggtaattattttacataattataaatgtGAATTAACATAGAACTAGGAGTAAAAATATTGTGTTTTACTTGCAGTCAAAATCGCTTGGAATATGAGAAACGTGTAAGAGCCCAAGCTAGAGCGATGGCTCCACAGGAATAAGACTATATTAAGTCCTTAATTCAGATATTCCAACTATATACAGAGGTTATCGTATACCCATAGTATATTctaatatcaatctatattTCTTATCTTTTTTATAAGTGACATTAATATATAATGTATCTAATTTACTATTTGCATTTTTTGTTCATGTGGTAAAATTCTTAAGCATAATCGTTACATCCTCTATAGACATGATGCTAATTTTCGAAAACTCAAAAAACAGGATATtatgttccatttaaaaatatCGCATAATATGGTATTAAACTATAACCAAATTTCCTTATTGACATTCACGTATCTTTGTATGATTTGAAAATAAGCATTTTATTTAAGGTACAATTTATTCATAAGTTTTAGTAGCTATTACTAGTATCTAGGATGATATTTGAGGTAAGCTACGCGAAGGAAGATAAACAATACTATTCTGACACTTCTTTCTGCAAATTTCAAATCATTATTCAAGTCATTATCCTTCaaaaatgtatttgaaaatcTTGTAAGCATTGTACAAATCTTAAGGAATAAAGTATTCTAGGTCACCTTAATTCTAATATCCtcaattaaaaatgatgtaacTCTCAAAAATAAAGAGTGGAAGACAAACAAATATTCCAGATCTTTTAATTTCACATTTAACTTTGATGAAACGCGTCGGATTTTATCGTACATACATTATCGAATAATGATAATTTCGCGGGAGGTGTGGAACAAAGTTCTTGCTCAGTATCGCAAATGCTTCAGTCTTAATGTGACCGATCAACGTGTATTACTGCTTTTTAAACACGTATTTCATTATTGATCGTCATCGCGTTCGTATACGGTGCCGCCACGAGGAACATTAGTTTCGATTTATATTgcgtttaaattttcaagtgtgtTAATTTCTATCAGTTATTTCCTGTCAATAAAGTAAAAAGTTTACAAGTAAATCATGTCTTCGAATAAAAAATCTGCGCGTAAAATAAACACTGCAATTATTTTAACGTGTATATTAGGATTTTCTGTTTCGTATTATGCCTACATCGTCGAAACAAAAGTTGAAAATGATGATTCGTATGAAGCAATGTGTGACATTAGCGAACACGTTAGTTGCACAAAAGCATTTGCATCTGAGTAAGTCTACAATTACATTcagaatatgcaaaaatatgaTTATGGATTAAAGTGAAAACTGTGTTTATGTATAAGTCTGATTTCGTAGTCGACCATACGGAGAATATGCGCTAACACTTTCGCAATCgaagtacaattttaaaagtaaaaatgaatTCTGCCATTTAATATGTGATTTAATCTTAAAATTGTAGTACTTATCAGacagaatttataaatgtcGGCACATTCGAGATAtctttataaaattacatagaAGTAGTAACACGTGTAGAAATAAGCCTTTAGGATTTTAGCGCATGCGCACTCGCAgtgaatttcaatttattctgtattcgagaatcattaaatttgaatatattataattaatgtgTTAAGCAATTCATTTTATTACAGATACGGAAAAGGATTTGGAATAATTCCAGAAACATCGATATTTCATATAGCCAATTCTCTATACGGATTAATATTTTATGCTTTGGTTGCAATATTGAGTACGTACTACATTAGCATTTCTACTATAATGTGACTACAAAATCTTATAGtagaattattttttagtaaaatattacACCTTTTTTTATTGAACTGATTTTAATTAAGCTTTAATTTTTTAGGTTTGTCTAACAAATATATCGCTTCAGCCTTCGTTTTAATGTTAGCAATCGCATCGAACATCGCCACGATTTATCTGGcctatattttatacaaattaaacAACATCTGCGTGGTCTGTGTTAGTACTTACATCATAAATGTTATACTTTTAATACTTGCCGTTAAAAAGCATCGAAAACTGTTTCGACATGGCACAGCTAAGAGAAAGTCGAAGTAGACAAAAAGAGATTCCGGTTATATCGATTATtgtaaaatctctaaaaatattatctacattatgattttaatattttttacttaaaacCTACGTATACCTtcgtttatgaaaattttacacATTGTACTAAAAGACATATGTactctattttaataaattgtcctgttcaaaatataaatgcaaataCTCTGATATGATACAACGATGACGCGCATTTAAGAATGAATTCTATCGTTCATTCCACTCTATTAAACTGATATGTAATCTTGGATTTGTAACTGGCTGCACGAGttaaagaaaaacaatacaaatataaaccctgctaaagttattaaaataaacCACTGTTATAAGTCTCTAATCAACATCAGAATTTCACTTCATTGTACTAAGACAAAACCAGACGTCTAATTCGTTACAAAATTACTAGCAACTTTCTATGTCGATTGCCTAATACTCGCGTCTAGTGTCCTTCAGTAAATCCCTGTTGCTACGACTTATACTGGCCAAGATACCCGGACTCTTAAGAGGCGGCGTTTCATCTAAGCGGTTCAGTTGCAAGTTAGAGGTATAAGGTATCCGCGGTGGAGGCGTGTCCGCGCCATTTCTAGCCGCTTCCACGTTGAAGCTTTTGCTACGCGACAAGGACGACTTGTAGGTCCTTTCCGGCTTAGCAGGAGGTTGAACATTGTTCTGCACGGTGAACTTCGGAGGTGTGATCGTGTTCCTTATAGAAATATTGATCATGCTTCCGTACTGGCGAGACTGGTTGGCCGGAGCAGTGGAATGTATCGTTGGTTTAACTCCGCTGGGAGCAGCCGGTCGTCGCGAGGAGTGGGCCTGCGTTCGGGCATGTCCACCGGAGTGCAGATTCCTCGGTAAGGTTTGCGTGGTCCTGAAGTGGTCCTCTCTCTCGTGATCATTGGCCAGCCGACTAGTGGACTTGCTAAACCTGCCGAGGGAACTGGACACGACGCTGAAACGCGCCGATTGACTGAGAAAATTGGTTCCCCAGGTATAGTTGGCGAAACTACATAGCGGCAACAGTCATGCTCCCCTTCATGCAGCCTTCACCCAGCAGTCGAACTTTTCAAACAAGCGAAGCACACCGTCTCAATTATGTAAACGTGTATCAGCTTACTGGAATACCTTTCGACGATTGCGTTTTTCCGTCGCAGTCGGGCGACACGATACCGGTCTGCTATTTTTACAATTAGCTTGCACAACGACAGAGGGGACTAACCCATAGCCGTTTAACAGAGTTTTTGCTTAGGTTGATTACCTGTACTCGGTCTCGCCGCTAGTCCTACCCCGTGGCTTGCCCGATCTTCTCGCGTCACGGTACCCTTTCTCGCGTCCGTAGATACTTCCGCCGAAAGGATCTTCACCCAGATAATACCTATGCACAGGCGGCGTCGATTCGCTGCGTTGCCACTGCTCTTGAACCGCGTCGCTCGTTCTGACCACTTTCGTGACCTTGCCGTTGGCATTTTTAGGAGATCTGGGAGGCCTCTCCGGAGGCTTCTCCTCGGTCTCGTGCACCAACGGAATGTTCTTGTCGATCACGTTGTACTGCATGTAAGTCGGTCCGTTGTCGTCCGTCTGGGTCAGTTGAGAGGTAGAGCTGCTACTGGCGCGCTTGTTCTTCCTTTCGCTGCTGGCTGAGCGCAGTTTCCCCACCAGTTTTCTGAACGACTCGCCAATCTTGTATTTGGAATGTCCTGAACCTGCGGCGATACATACATGAATATTATCTCAAACAAACAGCAGGGCTAACTGTGATATTTACTCTTTGTAGAACGAACGGGCGTCTCGTTCAATTTCTCGCTCGATTTTTTACCACTGGGTGGATTAGGCTCTGCCGGTGAAGCTGATCGTGATCTGGACTTCTTACGATCCTCTCGTTTGACGGATCCGTGGACATCTCGGTTACGGTTCTCCCAGGTTCTCTGCACAACGTGAACAGGACTCGAGGTTCTGGCTGGCGAATCGTTTAGACTCGTCCTCTCTTCCCTGGTCCACTgaagttcatttttatttactgtaATACTTGCTTCTCATCTGTTCTTTAGACTTGTGACTTTGTTCTCACCTGCTCCTTGGACTTCCGTCGAACAGGTGGCGACGGTACACGCTGTCGTTCGTGAAACGATTCCTGGTGTTCGCGACGGACGGACTCGTATGTCTTCGAGTACGTCGACTCGACTTGATTCCTTGTATGATCATGTCCGTTCGTATGAACCGTCTCGACGTACGACGGTGAACTTCCCACCTGATTCTGCCTCTCTAAACAACGTAACAAATTAATCTACAAACCTACTGAATTGCACACCTATCATTTATAGAATAAAGCTATTACCTCTTCCTTGATATCGTTCAGACCAATCACTTATCCCGTGAAAATACCCAGAAGGAGACGTCGAGTCTCGCCCGGTACGTCGCCTATTAGCATTCTGATAATCACGCTCCTTGGGCGTACAAGACTTCATGGTAACGTTAATGTAGCTCGTGTTGGTGCTGGTCGGAATAGGAGAGTCGTCAGCGTCGATGGAACCATGAGAGGAACGCGATTCGCTGCCGAAGTGGCTCTCCAACCACTTAGACGTCTCAAACTTTCTCGCCTCGTCTTCCTCCTCGAAGTCCAATGGCTTCTTCGTTAACACGTCCTTACGGGCTAAAAAGTTTTCTCCTGGAAAACCTGGAAGGATTCGTTACACGTTACAAGGGTGCTTAACCTTTGGAGGAGTTAGTAGAGCTAAGACTAATTTTGGAAAGCAAGAAACAAAGCATAGGTGAAAGGACTCATTCTTAGTATAGATAGATTTGATGTGTGGAGAGTACAGTGAGATTATCAGAGGTTCTTAGGACTCATTCTTAGTACAGATAGATTTGATGTGTGGAGAGCACAGTAAGAATATCAGAGGTTCTTAGGACTCATTCTTAGTACAAATAGATTTGATGTGTGGAGAGCACAGTAAGAATATCAGAGGTTCTTAGGACTCATTCTTAGTACAAATAGATTTGATGTGTGAAGAGCACAGTAAGAATATCAGAGGTGCTTAGGACTCATTCTTAGTATAGATAGATTAGATGTGTGGAGAGTACAGCAAGAATATCAGAGGTTCTTAGGACTCATTCTTAGTATAGATAGATTTGATATGTGGGGAGTACAGTAAGAATATCAGAGGTTCTTAGGACTCATTCTTAGTATAGATAGATTTGATATGTGGAGAGTACAGTAAGAATATCAGAGGTTCTTAGGACTCATTCTTAGTGGAGAACCAATAATCTGTGAATGACATGTGTAGGCAGTTGGAGACTAGTGTTTGGTTGTGGAGAGTTGAAGAATCTGAGGTACCAGAATGCTTGTGGAAGCGAGTAGTTCTCATGGCCGTCGGTGATGGTGTCCAGTCGCCGATTCGTTCTCCCTCGGTTGTCTCCGCGACGTAGCGCATTTCTCGACCAACTCTTTCGCCGCCAGAGATGTAATCCACTATATCCTCGTCCCTTTTCTTGACAAACCTCTGAGAACTCTCCTTTCTGATCTCCGACTCGTTATCTACATCCTTTCCATCGTCGGGCACCTCGTCGTCCTTTATCTAAAACATATCAATCTAATAAATCTACTGAATCTAATGAATTAGTCAAATGAATGTTATTGAAGAAAACCTCCTCGTGCTCGACAGTCCGTTTCCTCTCCGTGACGATCAGTCCATCAGGCTTGAGTTCCTTCCTCTCCAAAGTTTTCTCCGTGTCGATAACCTTGTTCGATTTGGTCGTGTGCTGCACAACCCTGGGACCTGTTTGCGACGCCAGTTGCTTGGATGACTCGGCAAGAGCCACTCTGAGATCACCCCGGTTGTTTCGCACCGCTTTCTGATACGCCTGAAAGCAAGACGGGTCGCTATTAGGACGGCTGGACCAGTTATTATCCCCGTGGAAATCACCTCGCGATCCGAAATCTCGTCGCGATAAACCGGATCGTCCGGCTCTTGCCCCCTCGCGAACAAGTGGAAAGAAAGGTGTATTCTGCGAAGGTCACTCGATGCGACAATAAATACAAAAGGCCGGAGACGTCCAGCAATTACGTGTAAGTCTCCTTGAGATTACGGATGACGTTAAGGTACAGTTTAATTAAACCTTTGCGATTAAAGGGGCtcgttaaaataaattacttcgaAATCTTCATTCGGAAGGTAAGTTGACATTTACCGCAGTTAAAAATAGATATGCCTAAGACTCTTGTAAAATCATTTTACAAGGACAGATTTTCGCAAACCTGCGCACTAATGTACACCAGACTCAGTCCACTAATTTTAGGGCGTGAAAAGCTCCTGGACGAAGGTGTTCACTCGTAACGATCACATAATGTCCCCATCAGCAATCGGTTTCCGACGCGTGAAACGACAGAAGCGTCGAGTTCAGCCCGAAACAGCTGCTATGACTGCGATCTTAGGTGAAGGGAGAACGAAGCTGAAAGATCATCGACTTCCACTTCTCAACCGGGTTCTCCCGTCTCTCCTCGATTCTCTTCCTCTCTCCCGTTCGCATTATCCCTACTTCGCGTTGCTTCTCGTTTCTTCTTGGACCTCTTTGTCTCTGAATCGCTCGTGCGCGAACGTGAGTACCTGTTGCTAGCGATGGACTCGGTAATCGCTTCGATTCGCTTCGAATATCGCTCGAAATTGGATCTGCTTTTTAAATGACATATAAATACTGAGGTCTAAACAAATTTCATGACGTTTTACGTTTTCCTACACCTCTTGAAGCTTCTTCAGTCCTTAGACtgattacataaaaatttgtttaaataacagAAATACATTTGCATCCTTATGGGATGTACTTCCTCTTGGTTCTATGAACCACCTAACACTTTTGACCTCGACCGAATTCCAACAATCGCTTGAAATGTTATCGTGCCAGTCTCGAGCTCAACCTTTATTTCACCCATTTTACGCCAGCTTGTACCGTTACCATGATTTAAGGAAGATATTATGAGCAATGATACAACGCGTTATCAGCGCTGGTTTCGTGACAAATGGCACGCTACACCTGTTGCCTTCTCGATCTTCCGCATTCGTCTCTCTTCATTAATCATCCCTCGACCGATGCAGTGTTTCGAGACGTTTTCACGATCGATCGTGGAATTCGCTTTCTCGCCAAGGATACAAAGGCGTGAAACACAAACGCGAATTGGGTAACCAATCGCCGCAGAGCTTTCTCGCAAGACAAACATTCGAACTAAATATAGTAGCCTGCCATTCGAATATAGCGTGTCCGGGTCAAGTGTGTACAATTCTTTCTAAAACTGAACAATAACGGTGTGCAACAGCCATTAAGGGTGGAAACTTCAGTTACGCCAACGCAATTTTAACACGGTGTAATTAAATGTGGACCTGGTTCTCAACGTTTAACAAAGAAGTACTTTTAAACATCATTGCGCAAACACGAGCTCATCAATTATTTTGGACAACGTTTGTCGCTAAGAGAAAGTCACTTAACATCTTTTGACGTTAACTGAAATATCTGCTGTCATAGTTGACATAAAAATTCACTGTGActaacatatatgtacacatgtggatAACCCTATATCTTAAATTGAGTCACTCTATCAATACAATCCTTAGGTTTATCATTTGTCAAGGGTGGTTGAACATCAAGTATGCATAACTCTAATGTTTGGACAGTGTGCTTCAACATTGCATCAAGGAATAGTTATGCAAATTGCAAGAAATAGATTACTTTTTAGTGGTGCACAGTTTTTACCTCCTTCAAGTTATGAGCTCGGTATCCTATAAGCCTTGCAACTTTGAAGTTAGTCaaagaaatatacaaacaaTTTCCTCTAAAGTTTCTCATAATCTTCCTATATCTTGTGTTAGATACTAGCAACCTCAAAAACTGTACAGTACTTCAATTTGCATATCATATGGTTGTGTAAGAAACAAGTCCGGTGATAGGATGTTAGAAATTGGTCACTAGACCAAAATAAACCGTAGAAATAATTTCTTCGAGAATACCCCGCCCAAGTAGTCCTTGACCAAATCAGAAACCGGAGAGTATCGAGGTCGCTCCAGAATCCGAAATTTCTACTCGCCATGAAAGGAAGCTGGCCAAAAGGTAGCTCCGTATTTGTTCTCAGCTCGGATACACGTGGGATGATCCTTCGACCAGAGGCGAACTGACCTTTTCGTGGCGCTTAAAGCCTCGCCAACAAAGAGATAGAACGTGCACACGTATACAGAGAGACGGTGTATCGTGGCACGCGCAGGTGGAATTTAGGTGTGGGTGTGTCGCGTGGATTGTACCTCGTCTGAGATATCTCCCAGCTGTTGACGATCCTCCGTTTCCAGTCGCTCCTCGATCTCCTCGCGACTCCTCACCACTGTCTCGTTTAATTCCTTTTGGACTATGCTACCGCCATCCGCGGAACTCCTTCCACCTGTTGGCCATTCAACCTCCTGCGGCTGGTCGCCGGTTGTTCGTCTCTGAAAATATACACTCTAttatttctgcatttttatGGCATTACTATAACTTATGTACAATTAATGTATGGTTGACAATCTCCTATTTAATCTTCAACTTTGAAACAAGCTATATAAGCAACATTGTCATATGCTACTTTGTAGTGATATCATATAGTGTCATTGCTGTAACTCATCATGtgtaaacaattaattttatgtatcatAGACAATGTTCTATTTAGTCTCCAACTTTGGAACAAGCTATAAAAGCAACATTGTGTATGCAGTACTTTGCAGTGATATAATATAATGTCATTGCTATAATTCATCATGTgtgaacaattaattttatgcaTCATAGACAATGTTCTATTTAGTCTCCAACTTTGGAACAAGCTATATAAGCAACATTGTGTATGCAGTACTTTGCAGTGATATAATATAGTGTCATTGATATAACTCATTATGTgtgaacaattaattttatgtaacataGACAATGTTCTATTTGGTCTCCAACTTTGGAAGAAGCTATATAAGCAACATTGTGTATACACTACTTTGCAGTGATATAATATAATGTCATTGCTATAACTCATCATGTgtgaacaattaattttatgtatcatAGACAATGTTCTACTTGGTCTCCAACTTTGAAACAAGCTGTATAAGCAACATTGTGTATACAGTACTTTGTAGTGATATAATTTAGACAATTTTGAGTGAACTCAG
This region includes:
- the lwr gene encoding ubiquitin conjugating enzyme lesswright: MSGIAIARLAEERKAWRKDHPFGFVARPIKNQDGSLNLMSWECAIPGKKSTPWEGGLYKLRMIFKDDYPSSPPKCKFEPPLFHPNVYPSGTVCLSLLDEEKDWRPAITIKQILLGIQDLLNEPNVKDPAQAEAYTIYCQNRLEYEKRVRAQARAMAPQE
- the Vkor gene encoding vitamin-K epoxide reductase; this translates as MSSNKKSARKINTAIILTCILGFSVSYYAYIVETKVENDDSYEAMCDISEHVSCTKAFASEYGKGFGIIPETSIFHIANSLYGLIFYALVAILSLSNKYIASAFVLMLAIASNIATIYLAYILYKLNNICVVCVSTYIINVILLILAVKKHRKLFRHGTAKRKSK
- the chas gene encoding chascon isoform X1, which codes for MMEVISTRRYEARPPIIIDPENSVALVKEEEWETRKKKEITTTRQIETRVKRQVVLEDGEVVVDSGPLVTTNTTEDVEQQEHTTQERRTTGDQPQEVEWPTGGRSSADGGSIVQKELNETVVRSREEIEERLETEDRQQLGDISDEAYQKAVRNNRGDLRVALAESSKQLASQTGPRVVQHTTKSNKVIDTEKTLERKELKPDGLIVTERKRTVEHEEIKDDEVPDDGKDVDNESEIRKESSQRFVKKRDEDIVDYISGGERVGREMRYVAETTEGERIGDWTPSPTAMRTTRFHKHSGFPGENFLARKDVLTKKPLDFEEEDEARKFETSKWLESHFGSESRSSHGSIDADDSPIPTSTNTSYINVTMKSCTPKERDYQNANRRRTGRDSTSPSGYFHGISDWSERYQGRERQNQVGSSPSYVETVHTNGHDHTRNQVESTYSKTYESVRREHQESFHERQRVPSPPVRRKSKEQWTREERTSLNDSPARTSSPVHVVQRTWENRNRDVHGSVKREDRKKSRSRSASPAEPNPPSGKKSSEKLNETPVRSTKSSGHSKYKIGESFRKLVGKLRSASSERKNKRASSSSTSQLTQTDDNGPTYMQYNVIDKNIPLVHETEEKPPERPPRSPKNANGKVTKVVRTSDAVQEQWQRSESTPPVHRYYLGEDPFGGSIYGREKGYRDARRSGKPRGRTSGETEYSVVSSSLGRFSKSTSRLANDHEREDHFRTTQTLPRNLHSGGHARTQAHSSRRPAAPSGVKPTIHSTAPANQSRQYGSMINISIRNTITPPKFTVQNNVQPPAKPERTYKSSLSRSKSFNVEAARNGADTPPPRIPYTSNLQLNRLDETPPLKSPGILASISRSNRDLLKDTRREY
- the chas gene encoding chascon isoform X3 codes for the protein MSTYLPNEDFEAYQKAVRNNRGDLRVALAESSKQLASQTGPRVVQHTTKSNKVIDTEKTLERKELKPDGLIVTERKRTVEHEEIKDDEVPDDGKDVDNESEIRKESSQRFVKKRDEDIVDYISGGERVGREMRYVAETTEGERIGDWTPSPTAMRTTRFHKHSGFPGENFLARKDVLTKKPLDFEEEDEARKFETSKWLESHFGSESRSSHGSIDADDSPIPTSTNTSYINVTMKSCTPKERDYQNANRRRTGRDSTSPSGYFHGISDWSERYQGRERQNQVGSSPSYVETVHTNGHDHTRNQVESTYSKTYESVRREHQESFHERQRVPSPPVRRKSKEQWTREERTSLNDSPARTSSPVHVVQRTWENRNRDVHGSVKREDRKKSRSRSASPAEPNPPSGKKSSEKLNETPVRSTKSSGHSKYKIGESFRKLVGKLRSASSERKNKRASSSSTSQLTQTDDNGPTYMQYNVIDKNIPLVHETEEKPPERPPRSPKNANGKVTKVVRTSDAVQEQWQRSESTPPVHRYYLGEDPFGGSIYGREKGYRDARRSGKPRGRTSGETEYSVVSSSLGRFSKSTSRLANDHEREDHFRTTQTLPRNLHSGGHARTQAHSSRRPAAPSGVKPTIHSTAPANQSRQYGSMINISIRNTITPPKFTVQNNVQPPAKPERTYKSSLSRSKSFNVEAARNGADTPPPRIPYTSNLQLNRLDETPPLKSPGILASISRSNRDLLKDTRREY
- the chas gene encoding chascon isoform X4, which translates into the protein MAYQKAVRNNRGDLRVALAESSKQLASQTGPRVVQHTTKSNKVIDTEKTLERKELKPDGLIVTERKRTVEHEEIKDDEVPDDGKDVDNESEIRKESSQRFVKKRDEDIVDYISGGERVGREMRYVAETTEGERIGDWTPSPTAMRTTRFHKHSGFPGENFLARKDVLTKKPLDFEEEDEARKFETSKWLESHFGSESRSSHGSIDADDSPIPTSTNTSYINVTMKSCTPKERDYQNANRRRTGRDSTSPSGYFHGISDWSERYQGRERQNQVGSSPSYVETVHTNGHDHTRNQVESTYSKTYESVRREHQESFHERQRVPSPPVRRKSKEQWTREERTSLNDSPARTSSPVHVVQRTWENRNRDVHGSVKREDRKKSRSRSASPAEPNPPSGKKSSEKLNETPVRSTKSSGHSKYKIGESFRKLVGKLRSASSERKNKRASSSSTSQLTQTDDNGPTYMQYNVIDKNIPLVHETEEKPPERPPRSPKNANGKVTKVVRTSDAVQEQWQRSESTPPVHRYYLGEDPFGGSIYGREKGYRDARRSGKPRGRTSGETEYSVVSSSLGRFSKSTSRLANDHEREDHFRTTQTLPRNLHSGGHARTQAHSSRRPAAPSGVKPTIHSTAPANQSRQYGSMINISIRNTITPPKFTVQNNVQPPAKPERTYKSSLSRSKSFNVEAARNGADTPPPRIPYTSNLQLNRLDETPPLKSPGILASISRSNRDLLKDTRREY
- the chas gene encoding chascon isoform X5 — encoded protein: MMEVISTRRYEARPPIIIDPENSVALVKEEEWETRKKKEITTTRQIETRVKRQVVLEDGEVVVDSGPLVTTNTTEDVEQQEHTTQERRTTGDQPQEVEWPTGGRSSADGGSIVQKELNETVVRSREEIEERLETEDRQQLGDISDEAYQKAVRNNRGDLRVALAESSKQLASQTGPRVVQHTTKSNKVIDTEKTLERKELKPDGLIVTERKRTVEHEEIKDDEVPDDGKDVDNESEIRKESSQRFVKKRDEDIVDYISGGERVGREMRYVAETTEGERIGDWTPSPTAMRTTRFHKHSGFPGENFLARKDVLTKKPLDFEEEDEARKFETSKWLESHFGSESRSSHGSIDADDSPIPTSTNTSYINVTMKSCTPKERDYQNANRRRTGRDSTSPSGYFHGISDWSERYQGRERQNQVGSSPSYVETVHTNGHDHTRNQVESTYSKTYESVRREHQESFHERQRVPSPPVRRKSKEQWTREERTSLNDSPARTSSPVHVVQRTWENRNRDVHGSVKREDRKKSRSRSASPAEPNPPSGKKSSEKLNETPVRSTKSSGHSKYKIGESFRKLVGKLRSASSERKNKRASSSSTSQLTQTDDNGPTYMQYNVIDKNIPLVHETEEKPPERPPRSPKNANGKVTKVVRTSDAVQEQWQRSESTPPVHRYYLGEDPFGGSIYGREKGYRDARRSGKPRGRTSGETEYSSTAG
- the chas gene encoding chascon isoform X2, with translation MMEVISTRRYEARPPIIIDPENSVALVKEEEWETRKKKEITTTRQIETRVKRQVVLEDGEVVVDSGPLVTTNTTEDVEQQEHTTQERRTTGDQPQEVEWPTGGRSSADGGSIVQKELNETVVRSREEIEERLETEDRQQLGDISDEAYQKAVRNNRGDLRVALAESSKQLASQTGPRVVQHTTKSNKVIDTEKTLERKELKPDGLIVTERKRTVEHEEIKDDEVPDDGKDVDNESEIRKESSQRFVKKRDEDIVDYISGGERVGREMRYVAETTEGERIGDWTPSPTAMRTTRFHKHSGFPGENFLARKDVLTKKPLDFEEEDEARKFETSKWLESHFGSESRSSHGSIDADDSPIPTSTNTSYINVTMKSCTPKERDYQNANRRRTGRDSTSPSGYFHGISDWSERYQGRERQNQVGSSPSYVETVHTNGHDHTRNQVESTYSKTYESVRREHQESFHERQRVPSPPVRRKSKEQWTREERTSLNDSPARTSSPVHVVQRTWENRNRDVHGSVKREDRKKSRSRSASPAEPNPPSGKKSSEKLNETPVRSTKSSGHSKYKIGESFRKLVGKLRSASSERKNKRASSSSTSQLTQTDDNGPTYMQYNVIDKNIPLVHETEEKPPERPPRSPKNANGKVTKVVRTSDAVQEQWQRSESTPPVHRYYLGEDPFGGSIYGREKGYRDARRSGKPRGRTSGETEYSSLGRFSKSTSRLANDHEREDHFRTTQTLPRNLHSGGHARTQAHSSRRPAAPSGVKPTIHSTAPANQSRQYGSMINISIRNTITPPKFTVQNNVQPPAKPERTYKSSLSRSKSFNVEAARNGADTPPPRIPYTSNLQLNRLDETPPLKSPGILASISRSNRDLLKDTRREY